One region of Hugenholtzia roseola DSM 9546 genomic DNA includes:
- the era gene encoding GTPase Era: MSQKQKKTPLEPTESNSELPQFSQAESQDVEETAQEQDDASDEDTDDTPEDIFPLSAADYPDLEIDWAGEASFDANHKAGFVSIIGKPNSGKSTLMNALVGEKLAIVTPKAQTTRHRIMGIWNGEDYQIIYSDTPGIIAPKYELHQKMMLFVEKALEDADLVLFVTDIHEKHDQTHAIEILQTAQRKHKDLPILVLINKIDLATESEVEQAFDFWQQTLSPAAVIPTSALHLFNLEQVKAQILAHLPLHPPYFAKDQLTDRPEKFFAAEIFREKIFLHYEQEIPYCCEVKIMNFEEEEKMYRIAADIHVERLSQKGIVIGKNGAALKKVSTEARKEMEVFFGKKVFLESYVRVSEDWRKKAGKLSRFGY, translated from the coding sequence ATGAGTCAAAAACAGAAGAAAACGCCCCTTGAGCCTACCGAATCTAATTCGGAATTGCCACAGTTTTCGCAAGCCGAGTCGCAAGACGTAGAGGAAACAGCGCAAGAGCAAGACGACGCATCTGATGAGGATACTGATGATACGCCCGAAGACATCTTTCCCCTTTCTGCCGCTGATTATCCCGACTTGGAGATAGATTGGGCGGGTGAGGCTTCTTTTGATGCCAACCATAAGGCAGGCTTTGTGAGCATTATAGGCAAGCCCAATAGCGGCAAATCTACCCTTATGAATGCTTTGGTAGGTGAAAAGTTGGCTATCGTTACGCCGAAGGCGCAGACAACGCGCCACCGCATTATGGGCATCTGGAATGGCGAGGATTATCAAATTATTTATTCAGACACGCCCGGTATTATTGCGCCCAAGTACGAATTGCACCAAAAGATGATGCTTTTTGTAGAAAAAGCCTTAGAAGATGCTGATTTGGTGCTTTTCGTAACAGATATTCACGAAAAACACGACCAAACGCACGCCATTGAAATCTTGCAAACGGCGCAACGCAAGCACAAAGACCTGCCCATTTTGGTTTTAATCAACAAGATTGACTTAGCGACAGAAAGCGAGGTAGAGCAGGCATTTGATTTTTGGCAACAGACCCTTTCCCCTGCCGCCGTCATTCCCACTTCGGCACTGCACCTCTTTAATTTGGAGCAGGTAAAGGCACAAATTTTGGCGCATCTGCCTCTTCACCCCCCTTATTTTGCCAAAGACCAGCTCACCGACCGCCCCGAAAAGTTTTTCGCCGCCGAAATTTTCCGCGAAAAGATATTTTTACACTATGAGCAGGAAATTCCCTATTGTTGTGAGGTAAAGATTATGAACTTTGAAGAGGAAGAAAAGATGTATCGCATTGCGGCAGATATTCACGTCGAGCGGCTTTCCCAAAAAGGTATCGTTATCGGAAAAAATGGGGCTGCCCTCAAAAAGGTAAGCACAGAGGCACGCAAAGAAATGGAGGTCTTTTTTGGAAAGAAAGTCTTTTTAGAGAGCTATGTGCGCGTGAGCGAGGATTGGCGCAAAAAAGCAGGTAAATTATCGCGTTTTGGTTATTAG
- a CDS encoding DMT family transporter, translating to MTNTTPLPAQATIWDYLKLHFIVFIWSFTVVLGKLISIPAVELVFYRATLAGLIMGAFLLIWRRKSLFLPTKELLKLLLTGVVVAGHWILFFAAAKVSNISICLVGLSTASFWTSIIEPIINKRAIKWYEILLGISIILGLYIIFQFGIKAEYILGLVMAVLSALLAAVFSTLNSRFTNRYQPQTITTYEMLGAGGGIALFFPFYGAYLSEGGGLDLMLKDLPAFASQTWVSYLPFPTDVLFLAILIGVCTLYAYSASVELLRRIPVFMTNLTINLEPIYGIILAILFFNEGEELNQQFFIGTAIILLSILAYPFIRHYEKKTEALRIRKSL from the coding sequence ATGACAAATACCACTCCTTTGCCTGCACAGGCTACCATTTGGGACTACCTAAAACTGCATTTTATCGTCTTTATCTGGAGTTTTACGGTAGTATTGGGTAAGTTAATTTCTATTCCTGCCGTAGAGTTGGTCTTTTATCGGGCTACGTTGGCAGGTTTGATAATGGGTGCGTTTTTGCTAATCTGGCGGCGAAAAAGTTTGTTTTTGCCAACAAAGGAATTGCTCAAACTCCTACTTACGGGCGTAGTAGTGGCAGGGCATTGGATTCTATTCTTTGCCGCCGCGAAGGTTTCGAATATTTCTATTTGTTTGGTCGGATTATCGACGGCTTCTTTCTGGACTTCTATCATCGAGCCGATTATCAATAAGCGAGCGATTAAATGGTATGAAATCTTGTTGGGTATTTCTATTATCTTAGGGCTTTATATCATCTTTCAATTTGGCATCAAGGCGGAGTATATCTTAGGCTTGGTGATGGCGGTCTTGTCGGCACTCTTGGCGGCGGTCTTTTCTACACTCAATAGCCGCTTTACGAATCGTTACCAACCGCAAACGATTACAACCTATGAAATGTTGGGGGCAGGTGGTGGAATTGCCCTTTTCTTTCCCTTCTATGGGGCTTATTTGAGTGAAGGCGGCGGCTTAGATTTGATGTTGAAAGATTTGCCTGCTTTTGCGTCCCAAACTTGGGTGAGCTACCTGCCTTTTCCTACCGACGTGCTATTTTTGGCTATCCTCATTGGCGTTTGTACGCTGTATGCCTACTCTGCCAGCGTGGAGCTTTTGCGCAGGATTCCCGTCTTTATGACAAACCTGACGATTAACTTAGAGCCTATCTATGGGATTATTTTGGCAATTCTGTTTTTTAATGAAGGCGAAGAACTCAATCAGCAGTTTTTTATCGGAACGGCGATTATCTTGCTTTCCATTTTGGCTTATCCTTTCATTCGCCATTATGAAAAAAAAACCGAAGCACTACGAATTAGAAAAAGCCTGTAG
- a CDS encoding ribonuclease D: MSKKRFSLEEWQATQKTHPADMPALAPLLLPNLQIPILHIEEKNSYEQAVEKIGNAQSLAIDLEFDDSNKFYGRHLSLVQVFDGEQIFIFDVVRQPQIEKLLAILTDENLNKVFHGCTSDLLILDELYHCRVKNIDDTAMMHRFLFVINNDISLQNLLQEKLNITLDKQEQVSDWISRPLSESQIIYAATDVAYLFELKTLLLAELEAHQTLDWYQSERKALENLHYEEDPHHAYHFAIKNGLELRQVLFFVAFWHLRNQVAQFLNIPPYKVTHNNNLLYLVQNPPLSLEGWKKSKGLHPELKTAENLQRLHECFVKSQKPEQSPYYPTWLEVQASQKKVVETKRKFHKQMQAREKIFDTLRNYAKDYRGKNLQSLLFSNRNKTNIVYHGYESQYSSWKIEVIEDLAAQHQISIAELKKGLHDLEDLA, from the coding sequence ATGTCTAAAAAACGTTTTTCCTTAGAGGAGTGGCAGGCTACGCAAAAAACGCACCCTGCTGATATGCCCGCACTTGCCCCACTTTTGCTGCCCAATCTGCAAATCCCTATCCTGCACATCGAGGAAAAAAATTCCTATGAGCAGGCGGTCGAGAAAATCGGAAATGCGCAGAGTTTGGCGATTGATTTAGAATTTGATGATAGCAATAAATTTTACGGACGGCACCTTTCGCTGGTGCAAGTCTTTGATGGCGAACAGATTTTTATCTTCGATGTCGTCAGGCAGCCACAAATAGAAAAACTATTGGCGATTCTAACCGACGAAAACCTCAACAAGGTCTTTCATGGCTGCACCTCCGACTTGCTCATCTTAGATGAACTCTACCACTGTCGAGTCAAGAACATAGACGATACGGCGATGATGCACCGTTTCCTTTTTGTCATCAACAACGACATTAGTTTGCAAAATCTTTTACAAGAAAAACTAAATATCACCTTAGACAAACAAGAACAGGTATCCGATTGGATTAGCCGCCCACTTTCGGAATCGCAAATTATATACGCCGCCACCGACGTAGCCTACCTTTTCGAACTCAAAACGCTGCTTTTGGCAGAGCTGGAGGCACATCAGACCCTCGATTGGTATCAATCCGAACGCAAAGCCTTAGAAAACCTACATTACGAGGAAGACCCTCACCACGCTTATCATTTTGCCATTAAAAACGGCTTAGAACTGCGGCAGGTCTTATTTTTTGTAGCTTTTTGGCACTTGCGCAATCAGGTGGCACAATTTCTCAACATTCCGCCCTATAAAGTTACGCACAACAACAACCTTTTGTACTTGGTTCAGAATCCGCCCCTTTCCCTCGAAGGGTGGAAAAAAAGCAAAGGCTTGCACCCCGAACTCAAAACAGCGGAAAACTTGCAACGCCTACACGAGTGTTTTGTCAAGTCGCAAAAACCTGAACAAAGTCCCTACTATCCAACTTGGCTCGAAGTGCAGGCAAGTCAGAAAAAGGTGGTAGAAACCAAGCGTAAATTTCACAAACAGATGCAAGCGCGTGAAAAAATCTTCGACACCCTGCGCAATTATGCCAAAGACTATCGCGGCAAAAACTTGCAGAGCCTACTTTTTTCGAATCGCAACAAGACCAATATTGTCTATCACGGCTATGAAAGCCAATACAGTAGTTGGAAAATAGAAGTCATTGAAGATTTGGCTGCCCAGCACCAAATTTCGATAGCCGAATTAAAAAAGGGGCTGCACGACCTTGAAGACTTAGCGTAA
- a CDS encoding AAA family ATPase yields the protein MVVQFKVGNYLSFKEVAVFSMVGYMPIKEHETSPFLSNVFYDPSEKIKLLKSSVLYGANGSGKSNLLSAMHFFRKFILTSSNQRQAGDQIKVLPFLLSSETEGLPSFFEMIFYIEDTRYRFGFETDNQNIHAEWLFALGKESSTKELKLFSRQFQQIQPTKHFKEGKGLEDKTRPNALFLSTVAQLNGNIATKILRWFQENFNVISGLENTTISYTVSKFQEDEDFRKIVIEFFKSIQIGFEELAILEEEALLDTTLAALPKVLPQEMDTILTQLKKLQETLRVAQEGKSEAKKVAIYTQHKKFDKAENFLRYETLDFNLESKGTQKIFSLLGPIFDTIQKGKVLVVDELDSRLHTLLTKELVKFFHLKINKKAQLIFASHDTNLLRKDIFRRDQIWFAEKNKLGATDLYSLVEYKVNQATVRNDASFEKDYLLGKYGAIPFLGNIQKFKTDFFDDPQEQEK from the coding sequence ATGGTAGTACAGTTCAAAGTAGGCAATTATCTATCCTTTAAAGAGGTGGCGGTTTTTAGCATGGTGGGGTATATGCCCATAAAGGAGCATGAAACCAGTCCCTTCCTTTCTAATGTTTTTTATGACCCAAGCGAGAAAATAAAGTTACTTAAAAGCAGCGTGCTTTATGGCGCAAACGGGAGTGGAAAAAGCAACCTACTTTCAGCCATGCACTTTTTTAGAAAATTTATCCTCACCTCTTCTAATCAAAGACAGGCAGGCGACCAAATCAAGGTGCTGCCTTTCCTACTTTCTTCGGAAACAGAGGGGCTACCTTCTTTTTTCGAGATGATTTTTTATATAGAAGACACGCGCTACCGTTTTGGCTTTGAAACAGATAACCAAAACATTCATGCGGAATGGCTCTTTGCTTTGGGAAAGGAATCTTCTACTAAGGAACTTAAATTATTTTCCCGCCAATTTCAGCAGATACAGCCCACAAAACATTTTAAAGAAGGCAAAGGACTCGAAGACAAAACGCGCCCCAACGCACTTTTTCTATCAACAGTGGCACAACTCAATGGCAATATTGCAACAAAAATATTGAGATGGTTTCAAGAAAATTTTAATGTCATATCAGGTTTAGAAAATACAACAATTTCCTACACCGTTTCCAAATTTCAAGAAGACGAAGATTTTAGAAAAATAGTCATTGAATTTTTTAAATCTATTCAAATCGGTTTTGAGGAACTTGCGATTTTGGAAGAAGAGGCTCTTTTGGATACCACTTTGGCAGCACTCCCAAAGGTTTTGCCACAAGAGATGGATACAATCCTAACGCAGCTCAAAAAATTGCAAGAAACCCTAAGAGTTGCCCAAGAAGGCAAGTCAGAAGCAAAGAAGGTGGCTATTTATACCCAACATAAGAAGTTTGACAAGGCAGAGAACTTTTTGCGCTACGAAACGCTCGATTTCAACTTGGAATCGAAAGGGACTCAAAAGATTTTTAGCTTATTAGGACCCATCTTCGATACCATTCAGAAAGGAAAAGTTTTGGTAGTAGATGAGTTAGACTCACGTTTGCATACCCTATTAACAAAAGAGTTGGTCAAATTTTTTCATTTAAAAATAAACAAAAAAGCGCAACTTATTTTTGCCTCTCACGACACAAATCTCCTAAGAAAAGATATTTTTAGGCGCGACCAAATTTGGTTTGCAGAAAAAAATAAGTTGGGCGCAACTGATTTATATTCGCTCGTAGAGTACAAAGTCAATCAGGCGACTGTTCGCAATGATGCTTCTTTTGAAAAAGACTATTTATTGGGCAAATACGGGGCAATTCCTTTCTTAGGCAATATCCAAAAATTTAAAACTGACTTTTTCGATGACCCACAAGAGCAAGAAAAATAA
- a CDS encoding glycosyltransferase, producing the protein MNIAMNIAYLSTFYPFRGGIAQFNASLLQALAKTEQVEAYTFKRQYPELLFPGSSQYVTPQDAQAEVINSLPLLDTINPISYWTTAKKIRAFAPDLLLMKFWMPFFAPSLGTVAANMLPKTKRVAILDNLIPHESRFFDKSLIAYFLKNTDAYVVMSQAVLDDLLHFKPQAQYLLFPHPLYDHFGQKLTRQEALAHWGIEKDKKVLLFFGFIRKYKGLDLLLDAFAHLSQDYVLLIGGESYLAESERQALQKSIETHPAAERIKAHIRYIPDEEVSLFFSAADVNILPYRSATQSGVTAIAYHFEVPVLVHDVGGLREMVEPYQTGEVLEAPFTPLRLAEKITHFFEKQNPNDWKQNLRNFKTNYSWEKLAQAIVSL; encoded by the coding sequence ATGAATATCGCCATGAATATCGCCTATCTTTCCACTTTCTACCCCTTTCGCGGCGGCATTGCCCAATTTAATGCTTCCCTTTTGCAAGCCCTTGCCAAAACTGAACAAGTAGAAGCCTATACCTTTAAAAGGCAGTATCCCGAATTGCTTTTTCCCGGCTCCTCGCAATACGTAACGCCCCAAGACGCACAAGCCGAAGTCATCAATTCTTTGCCCCTTTTGGATACCATCAATCCAATAAGCTATTGGACGACCGCTAAAAAAATCCGCGCCTTTGCACCCGATTTGTTATTGATGAAGTTTTGGATGCCCTTTTTCGCGCCCAGTTTAGGCACAGTAGCTGCCAATATGCTGCCCAAGACCAAGCGTGTCGCCATTCTCGACAACCTCATTCCGCACGAAAGTCGCTTTTTTGATAAAAGTCTGATTGCTTATTTTCTGAAAAATACCGACGCTTACGTTGTCATGAGCCAAGCCGTACTCGACGATTTGCTGCATTTCAAACCCCAAGCGCAGTACCTCCTTTTTCCACACCCCTTATACGACCATTTCGGACAAAAACTAACGCGCCAAGAAGCCTTAGCCCATTGGGGAATAGAAAAAGATAAAAAAGTCTTGCTTTTTTTTGGTTTTATACGAAAATATAAAGGACTTGATTTGCTTCTCGATGCCTTCGCACATCTAAGTCAGGACTATGTTTTGCTCATTGGGGGCGAATCGTATCTTGCTGAAAGCGAACGCCAAGCCTTGCAAAAAAGCATCGAAACACACCCTGCCGCCGAGCGCATTAAGGCGCATATTCGCTACATTCCCGATGAAGAAGTGAGCCTCTTTTTTTCTGCCGCCGATGTCAATATTCTGCCCTATCGAAGCGCGACCCAAAGCGGCGTAACGGCGATTGCCTATCATTTTGAAGTCCCCGTTTTGGTGCATGACGTGGGCGGCTTGCGCGAAATGGTAGAGCCATACCAAACGGGCGAAGTCTTGGAAGCACCTTTTACGCCCCTGCGATTGGCAGAAAAGATAACGCATTTTTTCGAAAAGCAGAATCCAAATGATTGGAAACAAAACCTACGCAACTTCAAAACCAACTACTCTTGGGAAAAATTGGCGCAAGCGATTGTAAGTCTTTAA
- the rsmA gene encoding 16S rRNA (adenine(1518)-N(6)/adenine(1519)-N(6))-dimethyltransferase RsmA yields MPSPVKPKKQLGQHFLTDENIAKKIVNLLPLQQGEKPMRTLEIGAGTGVLTKYLLERTDLEMFVVDIDAESIAFLAQHFEAYWKNNDRPAHLISGDFLALDLGQRFENQPLFIIGNFPYNISSQIFFKVLAHQEQVQQVVCMIQKEVAQRLAAKEGNKTYGILSVLLQTFYKIEYSFSVGAKVFNPPPKVESAVIRLVRNGRKELGCAQKLFFQVVKAGFNQRRKTLRNALKSLLPPLFSDPQQYLDKRAEQLSVEDFIALTQSIEKARQSEKM; encoded by the coding sequence ATGCCAAGTCCTGTCAAGCCCAAAAAACAGTTGGGGCAGCATTTTCTCACCGACGAAAATATCGCTAAAAAAATTGTCAATCTTCTTCCTTTGCAGCAGGGCGAAAAGCCTATGCGCACGCTCGAAATTGGGGCAGGTACGGGGGTTCTGACTAAGTATTTGCTCGAAAGAACAGACTTGGAGATGTTTGTCGTTGATATTGATGCCGAATCGATTGCCTTTTTAGCACAGCATTTTGAAGCCTATTGGAAAAACAACGACCGCCCTGCGCACCTAATTTCAGGCGACTTTTTGGCACTCGACTTAGGACAACGCTTTGAAAATCAGCCACTTTTTATTATCGGCAATTTCCCTTACAATATCTCCTCGCAGATTTTCTTCAAAGTCTTGGCGCATCAGGAGCAGGTGCAGCAAGTGGTGTGTATGATACAAAAAGAAGTGGCGCAACGCTTGGCAGCGAAAGAGGGCAATAAGACTTATGGCATTTTGAGCGTCTTGCTTCAAACTTTTTACAAAATAGAATACAGTTTTAGCGTTGGGGCAAAGGTCTTTAATCCGCCGCCGAAGGTAGAATCTGCCGTTATTCGTTTGGTTAGAAATGGTAGGAAGGAATTGGGGTGCGCCCAAAAGTTGTTTTTTCAGGTAGTAAAGGCAGGTTTCAATCAACGCCGCAAGACCTTACGCAACGCGCTCAAATCCCTTTTGCCACCTCTTTTTTCCGACCCACAGCAATATCTGGACAAACGCGCCGAACAACTTAGCGTAGAAGATTTTATCGCCCTTACGCAGAGCATAGAAAAGGCGCGTCAGTCTGAAAAAATGTAA
- a CDS encoding response regulator, which translates to MAIQEKLGLVMLIDDNDTDNFISKRIIELTGFAQRIEIRNSGKSALEYLTENEHNLDNLPDLVFLDINMPIVDGFIFLYEFDKMSEQIRQKCKIVVLSSSDNKRDIDRMLENQNVIKFLTKPLSSEALQVLREVL; encoded by the coding sequence ATGGCTATCCAAGAAAAATTAGGACTCGTGATGTTGATAGACGACAACGACACCGACAATTTCATCAGCAAGCGCATTATCGAGCTTACAGGATTTGCCCAGCGCATCGAAATTCGCAATTCAGGAAAGAGTGCCTTAGAATATCTGACCGAAAACGAACACAACCTCGACAACCTTCCCGATTTAGTCTTCTTGGACATCAATATGCCGATTGTAGATGGTTTTATCTTTTTATATGAATTTGATAAGATGTCCGAACAAATTCGTCAGAAGTGTAAAATTGTAGTCCTTTCCAGCTCCGACAACAAACGCGACATCGATAGAATGCTCGAAAATCAGAACGTCATCAAGTTTCTCACCAAACCTTTGAGCAGCGAAGCCCTGCAAGTGCTACGCGAGGTGCTATAG
- the mgtE gene encoding magnesium transporter, producing MNFVLTQDFLDQFIQAIEKKEEAWIVQATQDLFPADISSILDELDTEACKYVINLLDKDVSADIISDLDPDIRTNFLKEFEPQQIAALLHHTDSDDAADILSELPLKTREEIIAFVDEEDRKNILDLLHYEEDSAGGLMAKELIKANINWNVVQCIEEIRRQAENVEKIHSVYVVDDQNRLLGRVSLKRLILSRAETKVADIYEPDVVAVNSYDSAENIVELMKKYDLEAVPVVNVQGELLGRITIDDVVDVMSEQAELERQAMSGISENVEEDDSVWKLTRARLPWLIIGMTGGLLGARFMGLFEQDLILIPALAFFIPLITATGGNVGIQSATLVVQTLAEKSALQESLASRLLKSLLVALFSGIVIAGVVFGFNMLYTQNIKLAAVVSIALFAVVMIASLSGTLTPIILSKMGINPAVASGPFITTANDLIGLAVYFSVARLLYGV from the coding sequence TTGAACTTTGTCCTGACCCAAGACTTTCTCGACCAATTTATCCAAGCCATCGAAAAAAAAGAGGAGGCTTGGATTGTGCAGGCTACACAAGACCTTTTCCCTGCCGACATCTCCTCCATCTTAGACGAATTAGATACCGAAGCCTGCAAGTATGTCATCAATTTGCTCGATAAAGATGTCAGCGCGGACATCATCAGCGATTTAGACCCCGACATACGCACCAACTTTCTAAAAGAATTTGAACCCCAACAAATTGCCGCCCTCCTACACCACACCGATTCAGACGATGCCGCCGACATTTTAAGCGAACTACCCCTCAAAACGCGCGAGGAGATTATCGCCTTTGTAGATGAAGAAGATAGAAAAAATATCTTAGACCTGCTTCACTATGAGGAAGATAGCGCAGGCGGCTTAATGGCAAAAGAACTTATCAAGGCAAATATCAATTGGAATGTAGTGCAGTGCATCGAGGAAATTCGCCGTCAGGCAGAGAACGTCGAGAAAATCCACTCCGTTTATGTAGTAGATGACCAAAACCGCCTCTTGGGGCGCGTTTCGCTCAAAAGGCTCATTTTGAGCCGTGCCGAAACGAAGGTCGCTGATATTTACGAACCCGATGTAGTGGCGGTCAATTCTTATGACAGTGCCGAAAATATCGTCGAGCTGATGAAAAAATACGACTTAGAAGCCGTCCCCGTCGTGAATGTGCAGGGCGAACTGCTGGGGCGTATCACGATTGATGACGTAGTAGATGTGATGAGCGAACAGGCAGAATTGGAACGGCAAGCCATGTCGGGGATTTCGGAAAATGTAGAAGAAGACGATAGCGTTTGGAAGCTCACAAGGGCGCGTCTGCCTTGGCTCATTATCGGCATGACAGGCGGACTGCTGGGAGCGCGTTTTATGGGGCTTTTCGAGCAAGACCTCATTCTGATACCTGCCTTAGCCTTTTTTATTCCCCTGATTACTGCCACAGGAGGCAATGTGGGAATCCAATCCGCTACGCTGGTAGTGCAGACTTTAGCCGAAAAATCTGCCCTGCAAGAGAGTTTGGCAAGCCGTCTTTTGAAGTCGCTTTTAGTAGCACTTTTTAGTGGGATTGTCATTGCAGGAGTCGTGTTCGGATTTAATATGCTTTATACCCAAAATATAAAATTAGCCGCCGTTGTTTCTATTGCCCTTTTTGCCGTCGTGATGATAGCCTCGCTTTCAGGTACGCTAACGCCAATTATTCTTTCCAAAATGGGCATCAATCCTGCCGTCGCTTCGGGTCCTTTTATTACGACTGCCAACGATTTGATAGGGTTAGCCGTTTATTTTTCCGTAGCAAGGCTGCTCTATGGAGTGTGA
- a CDS encoding saccharopine dehydrogenase C-terminal domain-containing protein — translation MKHILLLGAGRSSYSLIQYLLAHAPAADWHIRIGDQDPALAAEKIGTQARAQAFAFRVEDLAQCRQEVEKADLVISLLPAALHLEVAKTCVALGKHLITASYVSEGMRALHQAALQKNVLLLNEMGLDPGIDHLSAMAILDHLRQKGAEITAFRSSAGGLVAPQSDTNPWGYKFTWNPRNVVLAGQGTVKYIQNRQLKFTPYHRLFESSQPIEIQGVEGNFEVYPNRDSLSYRSVYQLENVPTMLRGTIRRSGYGKAWQALVTLGMTDDSYTLEVPQNFTYRDFTNSFLAYDTQKTLEEKICDLLQITPQDAVFQKLEWLGLFENKALLIPHAEGNLFSPAQILQALLETKWKLEAADKDMIVMQHQIKYLLEGKAYELTSDLVVLGKNQQDTAMAQTVGLPLGIAAKLVLEGKIPLRGVCVPVQKEIYAPTLAALAEFGIAFSEQIKEIATEAVYS, via the coding sequence ATGAAACATATTTTGCTTTTGGGCGCAGGTCGCTCCTCATATTCACTGATTCAGTATCTTTTAGCGCACGCGCCAGCGGCGGATTGGCACATTCGCATTGGCGACCAAGACCCTGCTTTGGCGGCGGAAAAAATAGGCACACAGGCGCGGGCGCAGGCATTTGCCTTTCGCGTAGAAGACCTTGCCCAATGCAGGCAAGAGGTAGAAAAGGCAGACCTTGTGATTTCGCTCCTGCCTGCCGCGCTGCATTTGGAAGTTGCCAAGACCTGTGTTGCTTTGGGCAAACACCTGATTACGGCTTCTTACGTGTCCGAAGGCATGCGGGCTTTGCACCAAGCGGCACTTCAAAAAAACGTCCTGCTCCTCAATGAAATGGGTTTAGACCCTGGAATTGACCACCTTTCTGCTATGGCTATCTTAGACCATTTGCGCCAAAAAGGGGCAGAAATTACCGCCTTCCGCTCCTCGGCAGGAGGGTTGGTTGCGCCACAATCCGATACAAACCCTTGGGGCTACAAATTTACGTGGAATCCGCGCAACGTCGTTTTGGCAGGACAGGGAACGGTCAAATATATCCAAAACCGACAGCTCAAATTTACGCCCTACCATCGCCTCTTCGAATCTTCACAACCCATTGAAATACAAGGCGTTGAAGGCAATTTTGAAGTCTATCCGAATCGCGACTCACTTTCCTACCGCAGCGTTTATCAGCTCGAAAACGTGCCTACTATGTTGCGTGGCACTATCCGACGAAGCGGATACGGAAAGGCTTGGCAAGCCCTCGTAACTTTGGGCATGACTGATGATAGTTATACCCTTGAAGTGCCACAAAATTTTACCTATCGCGACTTTACTAATTCTTTCCTCGCTTATGATACCCAAAAAACGTTGGAAGAAAAGATTTGCGATTTGCTCCAAATTACGCCCCAAGATGCCGTCTTTCAGAAACTCGAATGGTTGGGACTTTTCGAAAACAAAGCCCTCTTGATTCCCCATGCCGAAGGCAATCTTTTTTCACCTGCTCAAATCTTACAAGCACTTTTAGAAACAAAGTGGAAACTCGAAGCCGCCGACAAAGATATGATAGTGATGCAGCACCAAATCAAATATCTTTTGGAAGGAAAGGCATACGAACTAACCTCCGATTTAGTGGTTTTGGGCAAAAACCAGCAAGATACGGCAATGGCACAAACGGTAGGACTGCCTTTGGGAATTGCGGCTAAGTTGGTCTTGGAAGGCAAAATTCCGCTGCGTGGGGTCTGCGTGCCTGTGCAAAAGGAAATCTACGCGCCTACTTTGGCAGCCTTAGCCGAATTTGGTATCGCTTTTTCCGAACAAATAAAAGAAATTGCGACAGAAGCAGTGTATTCCTAA